A single Oncorhynchus keta strain PuntledgeMale-10-30-2019 unplaced genomic scaffold, Oket_V2 Un_contig_1171_pilon_pilon, whole genome shotgun sequence DNA region contains:
- the LOC127917592 gene encoding keratin-associated protein 5-4-like isoform X37, producing the protein MRNKILWFDETKIELLCLNAKCPFWRKHGSIPTVRCGGGSIPTGNHGGGSIPMVRCGGGSIPTVRRGGGSIPTVRRGGGSIPTVRCGGCSIPTVRCGGCSIPTVRCGGCSIPTVRYGGGSIPTVRCGGCSIPTVRCGGCSIPTVRCGGGSIPTVRCGGCSIPTVRCGGCSIPTVRCGGGSIPTVRCGGGSIPTVRCGGGSIPTVRCGGCSIPTVRCGGCSIPTVRCGGGSIPTVRCGGGSIPTGNHGGGSFPTRKHGGGSIMLWGCFSAAGTGKLEAVIAAKGASTKY; encoded by the exons atgagaaacaagattctctggtttgatgaaaccaagattgaactcctttgcctgaatgccaagtgtcccttctggaggaaacatggcagcatccctacggtgaggtgtggtggtggcagcatccctacagGGAatcacggtggtggcagcatccctatggtgaggtgtggtggtggcagcatccctacggtgaggcgtggtggtggcagcatccctacggtgaggcgtggtggtggcagcatccctacggtgaggtgtggtggttgcagcatccctacggtgaggtgtggtggttgcagcatccctacggtgaggtgtggtggttgcagcatccctacggtgaggtatggtggtggcagcatccctacggtgaggtgtggtggttgcagcatccctacggtgaggtgtggtggttgcagcatccctacggtgaggtgtggtggtggcagcatccctacggtgag gtgtggtggttgcagcatccctacggtgag gtgtggtggttgcagcatccctacggtgaggtgtggtggtggcagcatccctacggtgaggtgtggtggtggcagcatccctacggtgaggtgtggtggtggcagcatccctacggtgaggtgtggtggttgcagcatccctacggtgaggtgtggtggttgcagcatccctacggtgaggtgtggtggtggcagcatccctacggtgaggtgtggtggtggcagcatccctacagGGAATCACGGTGGTGGCAGCTTCCCTACaaggaagcatggtggtggcagcatcatgctgtggggatgtttttcagcggcagggacgggcaaacttgaggctgtaatcgctgccaaaggtgcttcaacaaagtactga
- the LOC127917592 gene encoding keratin-associated protein 5-4-like isoform X14, with translation MRNKILWFDETKIELLCLNAKCPFWRKHGSIPTVRCGGGSIPTGNHGGGSIPMVRCGGGSIPTVRRGGGSIPTVRRGGGSIPTVRCGGCSIPTVRCGGCSIPTVRCGGCSIPTVRYGGGSIPTVRCGGCSIPTVRCGGCSIPTVRCGGGSIPTVRCGGGSIPTVRCGGGSIPTVRCGGGSIPTVRCGGGSIPTVRCGGCSIPTVRCGGCSIPTVRCGGCSIPTVRCGGGSIPTVRCGGCSIPTVRCGGCSIPTVRCGGGSIPTVRCGGGSIPTGNHGGGSFPTRKHGGGSIMLWGCFSAAGTGKLEAVIAAKGASTKY, from the exons atgagaaacaagattctctggtttgatgaaaccaagattgaactcctttgcctgaatgccaagtgtcccttctggaggaaacatggcagcatccctacggtgaggtgtggtggtggcagcatccctacagGGAatcacggtggtggcagcatccctatggtgaggtgtggtggtggcagcatccctacggtgaggcgtggtggtggcagcatccctacggtgaggcgtggtggtggcagcatccctacggtgaggtgtggtggttgcagcatccctacggtgaggtgtggtggttgcagcatccctacggtgaggtgtggtggttgcagcatccctacggtgaggtatggtggtggcagcatccctacggtgaggtgtggtggttgcagcatccctacggtgaggtgtggtggttgcagcatccctacggtgaggtgtggtggtggcagcatccctacggtgaggtgtggtggtggcagcatccctacggtgaggtgtggtggtggcagcatccctacggtgaggtgtggtggtggcagcatccctacggtgagatgtggtggtggcagcatccctacggtgaggtgtggtggttgcagcatccctacggtgaggtgtggtggttgcagcatccctacggtgag gtgtggtggttgcagcatccctacggtgaggtgtggtggtggcagcatccctacggtgag gtgtggtggttgcagcatccctacggtgaggtgtggtggttgcagcatccctacggtgaggtgtggtggtggcagcatccctacggtgaggtgtggtggtggcagcatccctacagGGAATCACGGTGGTGGCAGCTTCCCTACaaggaagcatggtggtggcagcatcatgctgtggggatgtttttcagcggcagggacgggcaaacttgaggctgtaatcgctgccaaaggtgcttcaacaaagtactga
- the LOC127917592 gene encoding keratin-associated protein 5-4-like isoform X24, which yields MRNKILWFDETKIELLCLNAKCPFWRKHGSIPTVRCGGGSIPTGNHGGGSIPMVRCGGGSIPTVRRGGGSIPTVRRGGGSIPTVRCGGCSIPTVRCGGCSIPTVRCGGGSIPTVRCGGGSIPTVRCGGGSIPTVRCGGGSIPTVRCGGCSIPTVRCGGCSIPTVRCGGGSIPTVRCGGCSIPTVRCGGGSIPTVRCGGGSIPTVRCGGGSIPTVRCGGCSIPTVRCGGCSIPTVRCGGGSIPTVRCGGGSIPTGNHGGGSFPTRKHGGGSIMLWGCFSAAGTGKLEAVIAAKGASTKY from the exons atgagaaacaagattctctggtttgatgaaaccaagattgaactcctttgcctgaatgccaagtgtcccttctggaggaaacatggcagcatccctacggtgaggtgtggtggtggcagcatccctacagGGAatcacggtggtggcagcatccctatggtgaggtgtggtggtggcagcatccctacggtgaggcgtggtggtggcagcatccctacggtgaggcgtggtggtggcagcatccctacggtgaggtgtggtggttgcagcatccctacggtgaggtgtggtggttgcagcatccctacggtgag gtgtggtggtggcagcatccctacggtgaggtgtggtggtggcagcatccctacggtgaggtgtggtggtggcagcatccctacggtgagatgtggtggtggcagcatccctacggtgaggtgtggtggttgcagcatccctacggtgaggtgtggtggttgcagcatccctacggtgaggtgtggtggtggcagcatccctacggtgaggtgtggtggttgcagcatccctacggtgaggtgtggtggtggcagcatccctacggtgaggtgtggtggtggcagcatccctacggtgaggtgtggtggtggcagcatccctacggtgaggtgtggtggttgcagcatccctacggtgaggtgtggtggttgcagcatccctacggtgaggtgtggtggtggcagcatccctacggtgaggtgtggtggtggcagcatccctacagGGAATCACGGTGGTGGCAGCTTCCCTACaaggaagcatggtggtggcagcatcatgctgtggggatgtttttcagcggcagggacgggcaaacttgaggctgtaatcgctgccaaaggtgcttcaacaaagtactga
- the LOC127917592 gene encoding keratin-associated protein 5-4-like isoform X15, with protein sequence MRNKILWFDETKIELLCLNAKCPFWRKHGSIPTVRCGGGSIPTGNHGGGSIPMVRCGGGSIPTVRRGGGSIPTVRRGGGSIPTVRCGGCSIPTVRCGGCSIPTVRCGGCSIPTVRCGGGSIPTVRCGGGSIPTVRCGGGSIPTVRCGGGSIPTVRCGGCSIPTVRCGGCSIPTVRCGGGSIPTVRCGGCSIPTVRCGGGSIPTVRCGGGSIPTVRCGGGSIPTVRCGGCSIPTVRCGGCSIPTVRCGGGSIPTVRCGGGSIPTGNHGGGSFPTRKHGGGSIMLWGCFSAAGTGKLEAVIAAKGASTKY encoded by the exons atgagaaacaagattctctggtttgatgaaaccaagattgaactcctttgcctgaatgccaagtgtcccttctggaggaaacatggcagcatccctacggtgaggtgtggtggtggcagcatccctacagGGAatcacggtggtggcagcatccctatggtgaggtgtggtggtggcagcatccctacggtgaggcgtggtggtggcagcatccctacggtgaggcgtggtggtggcagcatccctacggtgaggtgtggtggttgcagcatccctacggtgaggtgtggtggttgcagcatccctacggtgaggtgtggtggttgcagcatccctacggtgag gtgtggtggtggcagcatccctacggtgaggtgtggtggtggcagcatccctacggtgaggtgtggtggtggcagcatccctacggtgagatgtggtggtggcagcatccctacggtgaggtgtggtggttgcagcatccctacggtgaggtgtggtggttgcagcatccctacggtgaggtgtggtggtggcagcatccctacggtgaggtgtggtggttgcagcatccctacggtgaggtgtggtggtggcagcatccctacggtgaggtgtggtggtggcagcatccctacggtgaggtgtggtggtggcagcatccctacggtgaggtgtggtggttgcagcatccctacggtgaggtgtggtggttgcagcatccctacggtgaggtgtggtggtggcagcatccctacggtgaggtgtggtggtggcagcatccctacagGGAATCACGGTGGTGGCAGCTTCCCTACaaggaagcatggtggtggcagcatcatgctgtggggatgtttttcagcggcagggacgggcaaacttgaggctgtaatcgctgccaaaggtgcttcaacaaagtactga
- the LOC127917592 gene encoding keratin-associated protein 5-4-like isoform X47 codes for MRNKILWFDETKIELLCLNAKCPFWRKHGSIPTVRCGGGSIPTGNHGGGSIPMVRCGGGSIPTVRRGGGSIPTVRRGGGSIPTVRCGGCSIPTVRCGGCSIPTVRCGGCSIPTVRYGGGSIPTVRCGGCSIPTVRCGGCSIPTVRCGGCSIPTVRCGGCSIPTVRCGGGSIPTVRCGGGSIPTVRCGGGSIPTVRCGGCSIPTVRCGGCSIPTVRCGGGSIPTVRCGGGSIPTGNHGGGSFPTRKHGGGSIMLWGCFSAAGTGKLEAVIAAKGASTKY; via the exons atgagaaacaagattctctggtttgatgaaaccaagattgaactcctttgcctgaatgccaagtgtcccttctggaggaaacatggcagcatccctacggtgaggtgtggtggtggcagcatccctacagGGAatcacggtggtggcagcatccctatggtgaggtgtggtggtggcagcatccctacggtgaggcgtggtggtggcagcatccctacggtgaggcgtggtggtggcagcatccctacggtgaggtgtggtggttgcagcatccctacggtgaggtgtggtggttgcagcatccctacggtgaggtgtggtggttgcagcatccctacggtgaggtatggtggtggcagcatccctacggtgaggtgtggtggttgcagcatccctacggtgaggtgtggtggttgcagcatccctacggtgag gtgtggtggttgcagcatccctacggtgaggtgtggtggttgcagcatccctacggtgaggtgtggtggtggcagcatccctacggtgag gtgtggtggtggcagcatccctacggtgaggtgtggtggtggcagcatccctacggtgaggtgtggtggttgcagcatccctacggtgaggtgtggtggttgcagcatccctacggtgaggtgtggtggtggcagcatccctacggtgaggtgtggtggtggcagcatccctacagGGAATCACGGTGGTGGCAGCTTCCCTACaaggaagcatggtggtggcagcatcatgctgtggggatgtttttcagcggcagggacgggcaaacttgaggctgtaatcgctgccaaaggtgcttcaacaaagtactga
- the LOC127917592 gene encoding keratin-associated protein 5-4-like isoform X27 produces MRNKILWFDETKIELLCLNAKCPFWRKHGSIPTVRCGGGSIPTGNHGGGSIPMVRCGGGSIPTVRRGGGSIPTVRRGGGSIPTVRCGGCSIPTVRCGGCSIPTVRCGGCSIPTVRYGGGSIPTVRCGGCSIPTVRCGGCSIPTVRCGGGSIPTVRCGGGSIPTVRCGGGSIPTVRCGGCSIPTVRCGGGSIPTVRCGGGSIPTVRCGGGSIPTVRCGGCSIPTVRCGGCSIPTVRCGGGSIPTVRCGGGSIPTGNHGGGSFPTRKHGGGSIMLWGCFSAAGTGKLEAVIAAKGASTKY; encoded by the exons atgagaaacaagattctctggtttgatgaaaccaagattgaactcctttgcctgaatgccaagtgtcccttctggaggaaacatggcagcatccctacggtgaggtgtggtggtggcagcatccctacagGGAatcacggtggtggcagcatccctatggtgaggtgtggtggtggcagcatccctacggtgaggcgtggtggtggcagcatccctacggtgaggcgtggtggtggcagcatccctacggtgaggtgtggtggttgcagcatccctacggtgaggtgtggtggttgcagcatccctacggtgaggtgtggtggttgcagcatccctacggtgaggtatggtggtggcagcatccctacggtgaggtgtggtggttgcagcatccctacggtgaggtgtggtggttgcagcatccctacggtgaggtgtggtggtggcagcatccctacggtgaggtgtggtggtggcagcatccctacggtgaggtgtggtggtggcagcatccctacggtgag gtgtggtggttgcagcatccctacggtgaggtgtggtggtggcagcatccctacggtgaggtgtggtggtggcagcatccctacggtgaggtgtggtggtggcagcatccctacggtgaggtgtggtggttgcagcatccctacggtgaggtgtggtggttgcagcatccctacggtgaggtgtggtggtggcagcatccctacggtgaggtgtggtggtggcagcatccctacagGGAATCACGGTGGTGGCAGCTTCCCTACaaggaagcatggtggtggcagcatcatgctgtggggatgtttttcagcggcagggacgggcaaacttgaggctgtaatcgctgccaaaggtgcttcaacaaagtactga
- the LOC127917592 gene encoding keratin-associated protein 5-4-like isoform X6, with protein sequence MRNKILWFDETKIELLCLNAKCPFWRKHGSIPTVRCGGGSIPTGNHGGGSIPMVRCGGGSIPTVRRGGGSIPTVRRGGGSIPTVRCGGCSIPTVRCGGCSIPTVRCGGCSIPTVRYGGGSIPTVRCGGCSIPTVRCGGCSIPTVRCGGGSIPTVRCGGGSIPTVRCGGGSIPTVRCGGGSIPTVRCGGGSIPTVRCGGCSIPTVRCGGCSIPTVRCGGGSIPTVRCGGGSIPTVRCGGGSIPTVRCGGCSIPTVRCGGCSIPTVRCGGGSIPTVRCGGGSIPTGNHGGGSFPTRKHGGGSIMLWGCFSAAGTGKLEAVIAAKGASTKY encoded by the exons atgagaaacaagattctctggtttgatgaaaccaagattgaactcctttgcctgaatgccaagtgtcccttctggaggaaacatggcagcatccctacggtgaggtgtggtggtggcagcatccctacagGGAatcacggtggtggcagcatccctatggtgaggtgtggtggtggcagcatccctacggtgaggcgtggtggtggcagcatccctacggtgaggcgtggtggtggcagcatccctacggtgaggtgtggtggttgcagcatccctacggtgaggtgtggtggttgcagcatccctacggtgaggtgtggtggttgcagcatccctacggtgaggtatggtggtggcagcatccctacggtgaggtgtggtggttgcagcatccctacggtgaggtgtggtggttgcagcatccctacggtgaggtgtggtggtggcagcatccctacggtgaggtgtggtggtggcagcatccctacggtgaggtgtggtggtggcagcatccctacggtgaggtgtggtggtggcagcatccctacggtgagatgtggtggtggcagcatccctacggtgaggtgtggtggttgcagcatccctacggtgaggtgtggtggttgcagcatccctacggtgaggtgtggtggtggcagcatccctacggtgag gtgtggtggtggcagcatccctacggtgaggtgtggtggtggcagcatccctacggtgaggtgtggtggttgcagcatccctacggtgaggtgtggtggttgcagcatccctacggtgaggtgtggtggtggcagcatccctacggtgaggtgtggtggtggcagcatccctacagGGAATCACGGTGGTGGCAGCTTCCCTACaaggaagcatggtggtggcagcatcatgctgtggggatgtttttcagcggcagggacgggcaaacttgaggctgtaatcgctgccaaaggtgcttcaacaaagtactga
- the LOC127917592 gene encoding keratin-associated protein 5-4-like isoform X44, with protein sequence MRNKILWFDETKIELLCLNAKCPFWRKHGSIPTVRCGGGSIPTGNHGGGSIPMVRCGGGSIPTVRRGGGSIPTVRRGGGSIPTVRCGGCSIPTVRCGGCSIPTVRCGGCSIPTVRYGGGSIPTVRCGGCSIPTVRCGGCSIPTVRCGGGSIPTVRCGGGSIPTVRCGGGSIPTVRCGGGSIPTVRCGGGSIPTVRCGGCSIPTVRCGGCSIPTVRCGGGSIPTVRCGGGSIPTGNHGGGSFPTRKHGGGSIMLWGCFSAAGTGKLEAVIAAKGASTKY encoded by the exons atgagaaacaagattctctggtttgatgaaaccaagattgaactcctttgcctgaatgccaagtgtcccttctggaggaaacatggcagcatccctacggtgaggtgtggtggtggcagcatccctacagGGAatcacggtggtggcagcatccctatggtgaggtgtggtggtggcagcatccctacggtgaggcgtggtggtggcagcatccctacggtgaggcgtggtggtggcagcatccctacggtgaggtgtggtggttgcagcatccctacggtgaggtgtggtggttgcagcatccctacggtgaggtgtggtggttgcagcatccctacggtgaggtatggtggtggcagcatccctacggtgaggtgtggtggttgcagcatccctacggtgaggtgtggtggttgcagcatccctacggtgaggtgtggtggtggcagcatccctacggtgaggtgtggtggtggcagcatccctacggtgaggtgtggtggtggcagcatccctacggtgag gtgtggtggtggcagcatccctacggtgaggtgtggtggtggcagcatccctacggtgaggtgtggtggttgcagcatccctacggtgaggtgtggtggttgcagcatccctacggtgaggtgtggtggtggcagcatccctacggtgaggtgtggtggtggcagcatccctacagGGAATCACGGTGGTGGCAGCTTCCCTACaaggaagcatggtggtggcagcatcatgctgtggggatgtttttcagcggcagggacgggcaaacttgaggctgtaatcgctgccaaaggtgcttcaacaaagtactga
- the LOC127917592 gene encoding keratin-associated protein 5-4-like isoform X16 has protein sequence MRNKILWFDETKIELLCLNAKCPFWRKHGSIPTVRCGGGSIPTGNHGGGSIPMVRCGGGSIPTVRRGGGSIPTVRRGGGSIPTVRCGGCSIPTVRCGGCSIPTVRCGGCSIPTVRYGGGSIPTVRCGGCSIPTVRCGGCSIPTVRCGGGSIPTVRCGGGSIPTVRCGGGSIPTVRCGGGSIPTVRCGGCSIPTVRCGGGSIPTVRCGGGSIPTVRCGGGSIPTVRCGGCSIPTVRCGGCSIPTVRCGGGSIPTVRCGGGSIPTGNHGGGSFPTRKHGGGSIMLWGCFSAAGTGKLEAVIAAKGASTKY, from the exons atgagaaacaagattctctggtttgatgaaaccaagattgaactcctttgcctgaatgccaagtgtcccttctggaggaaacatggcagcatccctacggtgaggtgtggtggtggcagcatccctacagGGAatcacggtggtggcagcatccctatggtgaggtgtggtggtggcagcatccctacggtgaggcgtggtggtggcagcatccctacggtgaggcgtggtggtggcagcatccctacggtgaggtgtggtggttgcagcatccctacggtgaggtgtggtggttgcagcatccctacggtgaggtgtggtggttgcagcatccctacggtgaggtatggtggtggcagcatccctacggtgaggtgtggtggttgcagcatccctacggtgaggtgtggtggttgcagcatccctacggtgaggtgtggtggtggcagcatccctacggtgaggtgtggtggtggcagcatccctacggtgaggtgtggtggtggcagcatccctacggtgag gtgtggtggtggcagcatccctacggtgaggtgtggtggttgcagcatccctacggtgaggtgtggtggtggcagcatccctacggtgaggtgtggtggtggcagcatccctacggtgaggtgtggtggtggcagcatccctacggtgaggtgtggtggttgcagcatccctacggtgaggtgtggtggttgcagcatccctacggtgaggtgtggtggtggcagcatccctacggtgaggtgtggtggtggcagcatccctacagGGAATCACGGTGGTGGCAGCTTCCCTACaaggaagcatggtggtggcagcatcatgctgtggggatgtttttcagcggcagggacgggcaaacttgaggctgtaatcgctgccaaaggtgcttcaacaaagtactga
- the LOC127917592 gene encoding keratin-associated protein 5-4-like isoform X2, translating into MRNKILWFDETKIELLCLNAKCPFWRKHGSIPTVRCGGGSIPTGNHGGGSIPMVRCGGGSIPTVRRGGGSIPTVRRGGGSIPTVRCGGCSIPTVRCGGCSIPTVRCGGCSIPTVRYGGGSIPTVRCGGCSIPTVRCGGCSIPTVRCGGGSIPTVRCGGGSIPTVRCGGGSIPTVRCGGGSIPTVRCGGGSIPTVRCGGCSIPTVRCGGCSIPTVRCGGGSIPTVRCGGGSIPTVRCGGGSIPTVRCGGGSIPTVRCGGCSIPTVRCGGCSIPTVRCGGGSIPTVRCGGGSIPTGNHGGGSFPTRKHGGGSIMLWGCFSAAGTGKLEAVIAAKGASTKY; encoded by the exons atgagaaacaagattctctggtttgatgaaaccaagattgaactcctttgcctgaatgccaagtgtcccttctggaggaaacatggcagcatccctacggtgaggtgtggtggtggcagcatccctacagGGAatcacggtggtggcagcatccctatggtgaggtgtggtggtggcagcatccctacggtgaggcgtggtggtggcagcatccctacggtgaggcgtggtggtggcagcatccctacggtgaggtgtggtggttgcagcatccctacggtgaggtgtggtggttgcagcatccctacggtgaggtgtggtggttgcagcatccctacggtgaggtatggtggtggcagcatccctacggtgaggtgtggtggttgcagcatccctacggtgaggtgtggtggttgcagcatccctacggtgaggtgtggtggtggcagcatccctacggtgaggtgtggtggtggcagcatccctacggtgaggtgtggtggtggcagcatccctacggtgaggtgtggtggtggcagcatccctacggtgagatgtggtggtggcagcatccctacggtgaggtgtggtggttgcagcatccctacggtgaggtgtggtggttgcagcatccctacggtgaggtgtggtggtggcagcatccctacggtgag gtgtggtggtggcagcatccctacggtgaggtgtggtggtggcagcatccctacggtgaggtgtggtggtggcagcatccctacggtgaggtgtggtggttgcagcatccctacggtgaggtgtggtggttgcagcatccctacggtgaggtgtggtggtggcagcatccctacggtgaggtgtggtggtggcagcatccctacagGGAATCACGGTGGTGGCAGCTTCCCTACaaggaagcatggtggtggcagcatcatgctgtggggatgtttttcagcggcagggacgggcaaacttgaggctgtaatcgctgccaaaggtgcttcaacaaagtactga
- the LOC127917592 gene encoding keratin-associated protein 5-4-like isoform X7, translated as MRNKILWFDETKIELLCLNAKCPFWRKHGSIPTVRCGGGSIPTGNHGGGSIPMVRCGGGSIPTVRRGGGSIPTVRRGGGSIPTVRCGGCSIPTVRCGGCSIPTVRCGGCSIPTVRYGGGSIPTVRCGGCSIPTVRCGGCSIPTVRCGGGSIPTVRCGGGSIPTVRCGGGSIPTVRCGGGSIPTVRCGGGSIPTVRCGGCSIPTVRCGGCSIPTVRCGGGSIPTVRCGGCSIPTVRCGGGSIPTVRCGGCSIPTVRCGGCSIPTVRCGGGSIPTVRCGGGSIPTGNHGGGSFPTRKHGGGSIMLWGCFSAAGTGKLEAVIAAKGASTKY; from the exons atgagaaacaagattctctggtttgatgaaaccaagattgaactcctttgcctgaatgccaagtgtcccttctggaggaaacatggcagcatccctacggtgaggtgtggtggtggcagcatccctacagGGAatcacggtggtggcagcatccctatggtgaggtgtggtggtggcagcatccctacggtgaggcgtggtggtggcagcatccctacggtgaggcgtggtggtggcagcatccctacggtgaggtgtggtggttgcagcatccctacggtgaggtgtggtggttgcagcatccctacggtgaggtgtggtggttgcagcatccctacggtgaggtatggtggtggcagcatccctacggtgaggtgtggtggttgcagcatccctacggtgaggtgtggtggttgcagcatccctacggtgaggtgtggtggtggcagcatccctacggtgaggtgtggtggtggcagcatccctacggtgaggtgtggtggtggcagcatccctacggtgaggtgtggtggtggcagcatccctacggtgagatgtggtggtggcagcatccctacggtgaggtgtggtggttgcagcatccctacggtgaggtgtggtggttgcagcatccctacggtgaggtgtggtggtggcagcatccctacggtgaggtgtggtggttgcagcatccctacggtgaggtgtggtggtggcagcatccctacggtgag gtgtggtggttgcagcatccctacggtgaggtgtggtggttgcagcatccctacggtgaggtgtggtggtggcagcatccctacggtgaggtgtggtggtggcagcatccctacagGGAATCACGGTGGTGGCAGCTTCCCTACaaggaagcatggtggtggcagcatcatgctgtggggatgtttttcagcggcagggacgggcaaacttgaggctgtaatcgctgccaaaggtgcttcaacaaagtactga